In the genome of Cryptomeria japonica chromosome 8, Sugi_1.0, whole genome shotgun sequence, one region contains:
- the LOC131054847 gene encoding disease resistance protein ADR2 isoform X1, translated as MASELSNTAARNRENEDSNDVIIEILEECSPKDQIDAIQLRKLSSGEYSQARHSTGETTDLHTIKSSQLNTPIRSYQGQKFLAQDVFLSHSGKQKNFIRQLYRDLTNQGVSCFFDQDRESLPVGEDFPSRIFAAAKTCKVAVLLLSMDFLQSKWPMQELAAFVNAKKKKNPDLKILPLFFLISPFALKNITADEEKWKQLEKSEEKRAEWHQALSAIRQINGLKFSEGDDEVKFRDEIVEEIWHLLTKPSPRYHFPCMQGQTRMCQEVADFFDTVHSDTRGIRIAGLYGIPGQGKTTLGKAFCNFKLGDFEGKVCHLEFSRGDSFKRIKVALQCLTCCPQSYFQELRDQDQAQVGLYRRMEGKRVLLVLDNITEESIDEVTYYCKAEFGENSCILLSARSVDVLEKHFKIDKRSCMRVPSLKEEEAIAIFLERTSVEESTLGAEDKAYAVKCAKRCSFKEVGGRGRTFHPLALKAFGGHLFSKYGRHLSKWAAEIESWVDRCGYGLDDVLAVLGRAFDNMPPEYCTIFMLLTLYMPPNMSPHKVTEWLAMICNKEISFTEKAIEDLCKAAFIEEYGPEIRLHDLYIEFAQSKANEMGRWLWWKGDPCSTRGLISQHSAGFELAKLEQCMYRRPLQIPPDDRQNLLVLQLVDVENMRMEKLDMGGMGRLRSITLHNCKGLTELEGIEKLQQLAWLQISEVNPMFKLPELSSLEGLQHLEINIATSKMLNQLGDLTGCVSLREINVRCPSLLEFPRLNGLPHLEKVEFSMCDKVKGPLDCRECVELQSIALNSCSQMTASPLLVGCKKLSKIVLWECDAVKACPHIDVPSDLKTLELSVSSKAASAPKCLESSYGLKNLQLCNMWNLKELPSFRLLKYLTVLKLDKCGIREPPDLTCCVLLEDVCFFTLPNLQSFPNFSLLRKLKKLSLYDCWRVQDPPHISGCHELQLFHLAFNDNMEGLPNMGESPQLEDIKLSWHSEDEGIYAGNDLDYNTRYEDLESCLEHFKNESFPDLSEVSAPEALKEWQWLKDKPMLVKRYARRGKVYCSLTAPYGWHRRKQTTTLKRVEVEHSQQAIVKRAQFKRKQSRRMAWFVALSFSAALLLRWLITLAIFHF; from the exons aaatacTAGAAGAATGCTCCCCAAAGGATCAGATCGACGCCATCCAATTGAGGAAATTAAGCAGCGGAGAATATTCTCAAGCTCGGCATTCGACCGGGGAGACTACAGATTTACACACAATTAAGTCCTCTCAGCTCAACACGCCGATTCGCAG TTACCAAGGACAGAAATTTTTGGCTCAAGATGTATTTCTGAGTCACAGTGGTAAGCAGAAAAATTTTATTAGGCAGCTGTACAGAGACCTCACAAACCAGGGCGTGTCCTGCTTTTTTGATCAAGATCGTGAAAGTTTGCCAGTGGGCGAAGATTTCCCTTCTCGTATATTTGCAGCCGCTAAGACATGCAAAGTTGCAGTTTTACTTCTCTCTATGGATTTCCTCCAATCAAAGTGGCCAATGCAGGAATTGGCTGCTTTCGTGAAtgcgaaaaaaaagaaaaatcctgATCTCAAAATTTTACCCCTGTTCTTCCTGATTTCACCGTTTGCTCTTAAAAACATTACGGCAGACGAGGAAAAGTGGAAACAGTTGGAGAAATCCGAGGAAAAGCGAGCCGAATGGCACCAGGCTTTGAGTGCAATACGGCAAATTAACGGGTTGAAGTTCAGTGAAGGTGATGATGAAGTGAAGTTTAGAGATGAAATTGTGGAAGAAATCTGGCATTTACTTACAAAACCCTCACCAAGGTATCATTTCCCTTGTATGCAAGGACAAACACGAATGTGCCAG GAGGTTGCAGATTTCTTCGACACTGTTCATTCCGACACAAGGGGAATCCGTATTGCAGGATTGTATGGAATACCGGGCCAGGGGAAAACTACGCTTGGTAAGGCTTTCTGCAACTTCAAACTGGGGGATTTTGAAGGCAAAGTATGCCATCTAGAATTTTCTAGAGGCGATTCATTCAAAAGAATTAAAGTTGCCTTGCAGTGTCTCACTTGCTGCCCTCAGTCGTATTTCCAAGAACTGAGAGACCAAGATCAG GCACAAGTTGGGTTATATAGAAGAATGGAGGGCAAAAGGGTATTGTTGGTTCTCGACAATATCACAGAAGAAAGTATAGACGAAGTGACGTATTATTGTAAGGCAGAGTTTGGAGAAAACAGCTGCATCCTTTTGAGCGCTCGGAGTGTAGATGTTCTCGAAAAGCATTTCAAAATAGATAAGCGGTCGTGCATGCGCGTCCCATCGCTCAAAGAGGAAGAGGCCATAGCCATCTTCTTGGAAAGGACATCTGTAGAAGAGTCAACGTTGGGGGCAGAGGACAAAGCTTATGCTGTTAAGTGCGCAAAAAGATGTTCGTTCAAAGAGGTCGGTGGGAGAGGTCGAACATTTCATCCATTAGCATTAAAAGCATTTGGGGGCCACCTCTTCAGTAAATACGGTCGGCATTTGTCAAAGTGGGCTGCCGAGATAGAAAGCTGGGTAGACCGATGCGGTTATGGTTTGGATGACGTGTTAGCCGTGCTGGGCAGAGCTTTTGACAACATGCCTCCCGAGTATTGCACCATATTCATGCTTCTCACCCTATATATGCCGCCTAATATGTCTCCCCACAAAGTTACTGAGTGGCTGGCAATGATCTGCAACAAAGAGATTTCATTTACTGAGAAAGCG ATTGAGGATCTATGTAAGGCGGCATTTATTGAAGAATATGGACCTGAAATTCGCTTACACGACCTATATATTGAATTCGCACAAAGCAAAGCAAATGAAATGGGGAGATGGCTGTGGTGGAAGGGCGACCCATGTAGTACACGTGGATTAATATCACAACACAGTGCTGGGTTTGAATTGGCTAAGCTGGAGCAGTGCATGTATCGAAGACCGCTCCAGATCCCCCCAGACGACCGTCAAAATCTATTGGTGCTTCAGCTTGTAGATGTGGAGAACATGAGAATGGAGAAACTTGACATGGGTGGGATGGGCCGTCTCAGAAGCATTACATTACACAATTGTAAAGGCCTGACAGAGCTTGAAGGTATAGAAAAATTGCAACAGCTGGCGTGGCTTCAGATAAGCGAAGTAAATCCAATGTTTAAACTTCCCGAGCTAAGCAGCCTCGAAGGTTTACAACATCTTGAGATCAATATTGCAACCAGCAAGATGCTCAATCAGCTGGGAGATCTTACCGGTTGTGTTTCTTTGAGAGAGATTAATGTTCGCTGTCCATCCCTCTTGGAGTTCCCAAGGTTAAATGGTTTGCCGCATTTGGAGAAAGTGGAATTTAGTATGTGTGATAAAGTGAAGGGGCCTCTTGACTGTAGAGAATGCGTGGAACTGCAAAGTATTGCCCTCAACAGTTGCAGCCAGATGACTGCATCACCGCTTCTCGTTGGATGTAAGAAACTATCCAAAATTGTATTGTGGGAATGTGATGCAGTGAAGGCATGTCCACATATAGATGTGCCGAGTGATTTAAAGACACTAGAGTTGTCCGTTTCATCAAAAGCTGCATCAGCACCCAAATGTTTAGAGTCTTCTTATGGACTGAAAAATCTTCAACTATGCAATATGTGGAATCTAAAGGAGCTTCCAAGTTTCAGACTTCTTAAATATTTGACTGTGCTCAAACTTGACAAGTGTGGCATAAGGGAGCCACCAGATCTAACATGTTGCGTCTTGTTGGAGGATGTTTGTTTTTTCACACTACCAAATTTACAAAGCTTTCCCAACTTTTCACTACTAAGGAAGTTAAAGAAgttaagtttatatgattgctgGAGAGTTCAAGATCCCCCTCATATAAGTGGCTGCCATGAACTACAGCTATTCCATCTGGCCTTTAACGACAATATGGAAGGACTTCCAAACATGGGCGAGTCCCCACAACTAGAGGACATCAAACTGAGTTGGCATTCTGAGGATGAGGGTATTTATGCGGGAAATGATTTGGATTATAACACTCGTTATGAGGATCTTGAATCTTGTCTGGAGCACTTTAAAAATGAAAGCTTCCCAGATTTGAGTGAGGTAAGCGCGCCAGAAGCATTGAAAGAGTGGCAGTGGCTGAAGGACAAGCCAATGCTAGTGAAACGATATGCCCGTCGAGGGAAAGTGTATTGCTCTCTTACAGCTCCGTACGGATGGCACAGGCGCAAACAGACAACAACTCTAAAAAGGGTAGAAGTTGAGCACAGCCAGCAAGCAATTGTTAAAAGAGCACAATTTAAACGCAAACAATCTCGTCGTATGGCTTGGTTCGTTGCATTATCTTTCTCTGCAGCGCTCCTTCTTCGTTGGTTGATTACTCTCGCTATATTCCATTTTTAA
- the LOC131054847 gene encoding disease resistance protein ADR2 isoform X2 — MHQNLMFAHSILIVVQPRLYSLAEILEECSPKDQIDAIQLRKLSSGEYSQARHSTGETTDLHTIKSSQLNTPIRSYQGQKFLAQDVFLSHSGKQKNFIRQLYRDLTNQGVSCFFDQDRESLPVGEDFPSRIFAAAKTCKVAVLLLSMDFLQSKWPMQELAAFVNAKKKKNPDLKILPLFFLISPFALKNITADEEKWKQLEKSEEKRAEWHQALSAIRQINGLKFSEGDDEVKFRDEIVEEIWHLLTKPSPRYHFPCMQGQTRMCQEVADFFDTVHSDTRGIRIAGLYGIPGQGKTTLGKAFCNFKLGDFEGKVCHLEFSRGDSFKRIKVALQCLTCCPQSYFQELRDQDQAQVGLYRRMEGKRVLLVLDNITEESIDEVTYYCKAEFGENSCILLSARSVDVLEKHFKIDKRSCMRVPSLKEEEAIAIFLERTSVEESTLGAEDKAYAVKCAKRCSFKEVGGRGRTFHPLALKAFGGHLFSKYGRHLSKWAAEIESWVDRCGYGLDDVLAVLGRAFDNMPPEYCTIFMLLTLYMPPNMSPHKVTEWLAMICNKEISFTEKAIEDLCKAAFIEEYGPEIRLHDLYIEFAQSKANEMGRWLWWKGDPCSTRGLISQHSAGFELAKLEQCMYRRPLQIPPDDRQNLLVLQLVDVENMRMEKLDMGGMGRLRSITLHNCKGLTELEGIEKLQQLAWLQISEVNPMFKLPELSSLEGLQHLEINIATSKMLNQLGDLTGCVSLREINVRCPSLLEFPRLNGLPHLEKVEFSMCDKVKGPLDCRECVELQSIALNSCSQMTASPLLVGCKKLSKIVLWECDAVKACPHIDVPSDLKTLELSVSSKAASAPKCLESSYGLKNLQLCNMWNLKELPSFRLLKYLTVLKLDKCGIREPPDLTCCVLLEDVCFFTLPNLQSFPNFSLLRKLKKLSLYDCWRVQDPPHISGCHELQLFHLAFNDNMEGLPNMGESPQLEDIKLSWHSEDEGIYAGNDLDYNTRYEDLESCLEHFKNESFPDLSEVSAPEALKEWQWLKDKPMLVKRYARRGKVYCSLTAPYGWHRRKQTTTLKRVEVEHSQQAIVKRAQFKRKQSRRMAWFVALSFSAALLLRWLITLAIFHF; from the exons aaatacTAGAAGAATGCTCCCCAAAGGATCAGATCGACGCCATCCAATTGAGGAAATTAAGCAGCGGAGAATATTCTCAAGCTCGGCATTCGACCGGGGAGACTACAGATTTACACACAATTAAGTCCTCTCAGCTCAACACGCCGATTCGCAG TTACCAAGGACAGAAATTTTTGGCTCAAGATGTATTTCTGAGTCACAGTGGTAAGCAGAAAAATTTTATTAGGCAGCTGTACAGAGACCTCACAAACCAGGGCGTGTCCTGCTTTTTTGATCAAGATCGTGAAAGTTTGCCAGTGGGCGAAGATTTCCCTTCTCGTATATTTGCAGCCGCTAAGACATGCAAAGTTGCAGTTTTACTTCTCTCTATGGATTTCCTCCAATCAAAGTGGCCAATGCAGGAATTGGCTGCTTTCGTGAAtgcgaaaaaaaagaaaaatcctgATCTCAAAATTTTACCCCTGTTCTTCCTGATTTCACCGTTTGCTCTTAAAAACATTACGGCAGACGAGGAAAAGTGGAAACAGTTGGAGAAATCCGAGGAAAAGCGAGCCGAATGGCACCAGGCTTTGAGTGCAATACGGCAAATTAACGGGTTGAAGTTCAGTGAAGGTGATGATGAAGTGAAGTTTAGAGATGAAATTGTGGAAGAAATCTGGCATTTACTTACAAAACCCTCACCAAGGTATCATTTCCCTTGTATGCAAGGACAAACACGAATGTGCCAG GAGGTTGCAGATTTCTTCGACACTGTTCATTCCGACACAAGGGGAATCCGTATTGCAGGATTGTATGGAATACCGGGCCAGGGGAAAACTACGCTTGGTAAGGCTTTCTGCAACTTCAAACTGGGGGATTTTGAAGGCAAAGTATGCCATCTAGAATTTTCTAGAGGCGATTCATTCAAAAGAATTAAAGTTGCCTTGCAGTGTCTCACTTGCTGCCCTCAGTCGTATTTCCAAGAACTGAGAGACCAAGATCAG GCACAAGTTGGGTTATATAGAAGAATGGAGGGCAAAAGGGTATTGTTGGTTCTCGACAATATCACAGAAGAAAGTATAGACGAAGTGACGTATTATTGTAAGGCAGAGTTTGGAGAAAACAGCTGCATCCTTTTGAGCGCTCGGAGTGTAGATGTTCTCGAAAAGCATTTCAAAATAGATAAGCGGTCGTGCATGCGCGTCCCATCGCTCAAAGAGGAAGAGGCCATAGCCATCTTCTTGGAAAGGACATCTGTAGAAGAGTCAACGTTGGGGGCAGAGGACAAAGCTTATGCTGTTAAGTGCGCAAAAAGATGTTCGTTCAAAGAGGTCGGTGGGAGAGGTCGAACATTTCATCCATTAGCATTAAAAGCATTTGGGGGCCACCTCTTCAGTAAATACGGTCGGCATTTGTCAAAGTGGGCTGCCGAGATAGAAAGCTGGGTAGACCGATGCGGTTATGGTTTGGATGACGTGTTAGCCGTGCTGGGCAGAGCTTTTGACAACATGCCTCCCGAGTATTGCACCATATTCATGCTTCTCACCCTATATATGCCGCCTAATATGTCTCCCCACAAAGTTACTGAGTGGCTGGCAATGATCTGCAACAAAGAGATTTCATTTACTGAGAAAGCG ATTGAGGATCTATGTAAGGCGGCATTTATTGAAGAATATGGACCTGAAATTCGCTTACACGACCTATATATTGAATTCGCACAAAGCAAAGCAAATGAAATGGGGAGATGGCTGTGGTGGAAGGGCGACCCATGTAGTACACGTGGATTAATATCACAACACAGTGCTGGGTTTGAATTGGCTAAGCTGGAGCAGTGCATGTATCGAAGACCGCTCCAGATCCCCCCAGACGACCGTCAAAATCTATTGGTGCTTCAGCTTGTAGATGTGGAGAACATGAGAATGGAGAAACTTGACATGGGTGGGATGGGCCGTCTCAGAAGCATTACATTACACAATTGTAAAGGCCTGACAGAGCTTGAAGGTATAGAAAAATTGCAACAGCTGGCGTGGCTTCAGATAAGCGAAGTAAATCCAATGTTTAAACTTCCCGAGCTAAGCAGCCTCGAAGGTTTACAACATCTTGAGATCAATATTGCAACCAGCAAGATGCTCAATCAGCTGGGAGATCTTACCGGTTGTGTTTCTTTGAGAGAGATTAATGTTCGCTGTCCATCCCTCTTGGAGTTCCCAAGGTTAAATGGTTTGCCGCATTTGGAGAAAGTGGAATTTAGTATGTGTGATAAAGTGAAGGGGCCTCTTGACTGTAGAGAATGCGTGGAACTGCAAAGTATTGCCCTCAACAGTTGCAGCCAGATGACTGCATCACCGCTTCTCGTTGGATGTAAGAAACTATCCAAAATTGTATTGTGGGAATGTGATGCAGTGAAGGCATGTCCACATATAGATGTGCCGAGTGATTTAAAGACACTAGAGTTGTCCGTTTCATCAAAAGCTGCATCAGCACCCAAATGTTTAGAGTCTTCTTATGGACTGAAAAATCTTCAACTATGCAATATGTGGAATCTAAAGGAGCTTCCAAGTTTCAGACTTCTTAAATATTTGACTGTGCTCAAACTTGACAAGTGTGGCATAAGGGAGCCACCAGATCTAACATGTTGCGTCTTGTTGGAGGATGTTTGTTTTTTCACACTACCAAATTTACAAAGCTTTCCCAACTTTTCACTACTAAGGAAGTTAAAGAAgttaagtttatatgattgctgGAGAGTTCAAGATCCCCCTCATATAAGTGGCTGCCATGAACTACAGCTATTCCATCTGGCCTTTAACGACAATATGGAAGGACTTCCAAACATGGGCGAGTCCCCACAACTAGAGGACATCAAACTGAGTTGGCATTCTGAGGATGAGGGTATTTATGCGGGAAATGATTTGGATTATAACACTCGTTATGAGGATCTTGAATCTTGTCTGGAGCACTTTAAAAATGAAAGCTTCCCAGATTTGAGTGAGGTAAGCGCGCCAGAAGCATTGAAAGAGTGGCAGTGGCTGAAGGACAAGCCAATGCTAGTGAAACGATATGCCCGTCGAGGGAAAGTGTATTGCTCTCTTACAGCTCCGTACGGATGGCACAGGCGCAAACAGACAACAACTCTAAAAAGGGTAGAAGTTGAGCACAGCCAGCAAGCAATTGTTAAAAGAGCACAATTTAAACGCAAACAATCTCGTCGTATGGCTTGGTTCGTTGCATTATCTTTCTCTGCAGCGCTCCTTCTTCGTTGGTTGATTACTCTCGCTATATTCCATTTTTAA
- the LOC131054847 gene encoding disease resistance protein ADR2 isoform X3 — MASELSNTAARNRENEDSNDVIIEECSPKDQIDAIQLRKLSSGEYSQARHSTGETTDLHTIKSSQLNTPIRSYQGQKFLAQDVFLSHSGKQKNFIRQLYRDLTNQGVSCFFDQDRESLPVGEDFPSRIFAAAKTCKVAVLLLSMDFLQSKWPMQELAAFVNAKKKKNPDLKILPLFFLISPFALKNITADEEKWKQLEKSEEKRAEWHQALSAIRQINGLKFSEGDDEVKFRDEIVEEIWHLLTKPSPRYHFPCMQGQTRMCQEVADFFDTVHSDTRGIRIAGLYGIPGQGKTTLGKAFCNFKLGDFEGKVCHLEFSRGDSFKRIKVALQCLTCCPQSYFQELRDQDQAQVGLYRRMEGKRVLLVLDNITEESIDEVTYYCKAEFGENSCILLSARSVDVLEKHFKIDKRSCMRVPSLKEEEAIAIFLERTSVEESTLGAEDKAYAVKCAKRCSFKEVGGRGRTFHPLALKAFGGHLFSKYGRHLSKWAAEIESWVDRCGYGLDDVLAVLGRAFDNMPPEYCTIFMLLTLYMPPNMSPHKVTEWLAMICNKEISFTEKAIEDLCKAAFIEEYGPEIRLHDLYIEFAQSKANEMGRWLWWKGDPCSTRGLISQHSAGFELAKLEQCMYRRPLQIPPDDRQNLLVLQLVDVENMRMEKLDMGGMGRLRSITLHNCKGLTELEGIEKLQQLAWLQISEVNPMFKLPELSSLEGLQHLEINIATSKMLNQLGDLTGCVSLREINVRCPSLLEFPRLNGLPHLEKVEFSMCDKVKGPLDCRECVELQSIALNSCSQMTASPLLVGCKKLSKIVLWECDAVKACPHIDVPSDLKTLELSVSSKAASAPKCLESSYGLKNLQLCNMWNLKELPSFRLLKYLTVLKLDKCGIREPPDLTCCVLLEDVCFFTLPNLQSFPNFSLLRKLKKLSLYDCWRVQDPPHISGCHELQLFHLAFNDNMEGLPNMGESPQLEDIKLSWHSEDEGIYAGNDLDYNTRYEDLESCLEHFKNESFPDLSEVSAPEALKEWQWLKDKPMLVKRYARRGKVYCSLTAPYGWHRRKQTTTLKRVEVEHSQQAIVKRAQFKRKQSRRMAWFVALSFSAALLLRWLITLAIFHF, encoded by the exons AAGAATGCTCCCCAAAGGATCAGATCGACGCCATCCAATTGAGGAAATTAAGCAGCGGAGAATATTCTCAAGCTCGGCATTCGACCGGGGAGACTACAGATTTACACACAATTAAGTCCTCTCAGCTCAACACGCCGATTCGCAG TTACCAAGGACAGAAATTTTTGGCTCAAGATGTATTTCTGAGTCACAGTGGTAAGCAGAAAAATTTTATTAGGCAGCTGTACAGAGACCTCACAAACCAGGGCGTGTCCTGCTTTTTTGATCAAGATCGTGAAAGTTTGCCAGTGGGCGAAGATTTCCCTTCTCGTATATTTGCAGCCGCTAAGACATGCAAAGTTGCAGTTTTACTTCTCTCTATGGATTTCCTCCAATCAAAGTGGCCAATGCAGGAATTGGCTGCTTTCGTGAAtgcgaaaaaaaagaaaaatcctgATCTCAAAATTTTACCCCTGTTCTTCCTGATTTCACCGTTTGCTCTTAAAAACATTACGGCAGACGAGGAAAAGTGGAAACAGTTGGAGAAATCCGAGGAAAAGCGAGCCGAATGGCACCAGGCTTTGAGTGCAATACGGCAAATTAACGGGTTGAAGTTCAGTGAAGGTGATGATGAAGTGAAGTTTAGAGATGAAATTGTGGAAGAAATCTGGCATTTACTTACAAAACCCTCACCAAGGTATCATTTCCCTTGTATGCAAGGACAAACACGAATGTGCCAG GAGGTTGCAGATTTCTTCGACACTGTTCATTCCGACACAAGGGGAATCCGTATTGCAGGATTGTATGGAATACCGGGCCAGGGGAAAACTACGCTTGGTAAGGCTTTCTGCAACTTCAAACTGGGGGATTTTGAAGGCAAAGTATGCCATCTAGAATTTTCTAGAGGCGATTCATTCAAAAGAATTAAAGTTGCCTTGCAGTGTCTCACTTGCTGCCCTCAGTCGTATTTCCAAGAACTGAGAGACCAAGATCAG GCACAAGTTGGGTTATATAGAAGAATGGAGGGCAAAAGGGTATTGTTGGTTCTCGACAATATCACAGAAGAAAGTATAGACGAAGTGACGTATTATTGTAAGGCAGAGTTTGGAGAAAACAGCTGCATCCTTTTGAGCGCTCGGAGTGTAGATGTTCTCGAAAAGCATTTCAAAATAGATAAGCGGTCGTGCATGCGCGTCCCATCGCTCAAAGAGGAAGAGGCCATAGCCATCTTCTTGGAAAGGACATCTGTAGAAGAGTCAACGTTGGGGGCAGAGGACAAAGCTTATGCTGTTAAGTGCGCAAAAAGATGTTCGTTCAAAGAGGTCGGTGGGAGAGGTCGAACATTTCATCCATTAGCATTAAAAGCATTTGGGGGCCACCTCTTCAGTAAATACGGTCGGCATTTGTCAAAGTGGGCTGCCGAGATAGAAAGCTGGGTAGACCGATGCGGTTATGGTTTGGATGACGTGTTAGCCGTGCTGGGCAGAGCTTTTGACAACATGCCTCCCGAGTATTGCACCATATTCATGCTTCTCACCCTATATATGCCGCCTAATATGTCTCCCCACAAAGTTACTGAGTGGCTGGCAATGATCTGCAACAAAGAGATTTCATTTACTGAGAAAGCG ATTGAGGATCTATGTAAGGCGGCATTTATTGAAGAATATGGACCTGAAATTCGCTTACACGACCTATATATTGAATTCGCACAAAGCAAAGCAAATGAAATGGGGAGATGGCTGTGGTGGAAGGGCGACCCATGTAGTACACGTGGATTAATATCACAACACAGTGCTGGGTTTGAATTGGCTAAGCTGGAGCAGTGCATGTATCGAAGACCGCTCCAGATCCCCCCAGACGACCGTCAAAATCTATTGGTGCTTCAGCTTGTAGATGTGGAGAACATGAGAATGGAGAAACTTGACATGGGTGGGATGGGCCGTCTCAGAAGCATTACATTACACAATTGTAAAGGCCTGACAGAGCTTGAAGGTATAGAAAAATTGCAACAGCTGGCGTGGCTTCAGATAAGCGAAGTAAATCCAATGTTTAAACTTCCCGAGCTAAGCAGCCTCGAAGGTTTACAACATCTTGAGATCAATATTGCAACCAGCAAGATGCTCAATCAGCTGGGAGATCTTACCGGTTGTGTTTCTTTGAGAGAGATTAATGTTCGCTGTCCATCCCTCTTGGAGTTCCCAAGGTTAAATGGTTTGCCGCATTTGGAGAAAGTGGAATTTAGTATGTGTGATAAAGTGAAGGGGCCTCTTGACTGTAGAGAATGCGTGGAACTGCAAAGTATTGCCCTCAACAGTTGCAGCCAGATGACTGCATCACCGCTTCTCGTTGGATGTAAGAAACTATCCAAAATTGTATTGTGGGAATGTGATGCAGTGAAGGCATGTCCACATATAGATGTGCCGAGTGATTTAAAGACACTAGAGTTGTCCGTTTCATCAAAAGCTGCATCAGCACCCAAATGTTTAGAGTCTTCTTATGGACTGAAAAATCTTCAACTATGCAATATGTGGAATCTAAAGGAGCTTCCAAGTTTCAGACTTCTTAAATATTTGACTGTGCTCAAACTTGACAAGTGTGGCATAAGGGAGCCACCAGATCTAACATGTTGCGTCTTGTTGGAGGATGTTTGTTTTTTCACACTACCAAATTTACAAAGCTTTCCCAACTTTTCACTACTAAGGAAGTTAAAGAAgttaagtttatatgattgctgGAGAGTTCAAGATCCCCCTCATATAAGTGGCTGCCATGAACTACAGCTATTCCATCTGGCCTTTAACGACAATATGGAAGGACTTCCAAACATGGGCGAGTCCCCACAACTAGAGGACATCAAACTGAGTTGGCATTCTGAGGATGAGGGTATTTATGCGGGAAATGATTTGGATTATAACACTCGTTATGAGGATCTTGAATCTTGTCTGGAGCACTTTAAAAATGAAAGCTTCCCAGATTTGAGTGAGGTAAGCGCGCCAGAAGCATTGAAAGAGTGGCAGTGGCTGAAGGACAAGCCAATGCTAGTGAAACGATATGCCCGTCGAGGGAAAGTGTATTGCTCTCTTACAGCTCCGTACGGATGGCACAGGCGCAAACAGACAACAACTCTAAAAAGGGTAGAAGTTGAGCACAGCCAGCAAGCAATTGTTAAAAGAGCACAATTTAAACGCAAACAATCTCGTCGTATGGCTTGGTTCGTTGCATTATCTTTCTCTGCAGCGCTCCTTCTTCGTTGGTTGATTACTCTCGCTATATTCCATTTTTAA